Proteins from a genomic interval of Enterococcus faecium:
- a CDS encoding nicotinate-nucleotide adenylyltransferase codes for MMNTQAKTFVRSQLFPEEMPQFLEKKKQVGILGGTFNPVHLAHLVMAEQAGRNLGLDRVFLMPSYQPPHVDEKQTIDAKHRLNMLELAVEDNPFLQIETIELARGGKSYTYDTMKELTQNNPDTDYYFIIGGDMVEYLPKWYKIDELTSMVNFVGIRRPGYTADTPYPVIWVDVPEIDISSTKIRQKIKEGCSIRYLVPDKVIDYIQNEGLYEYGL; via the coding sequence ATGATGAATACGCAAGCTAAGACATTTGTTCGTTCACAATTATTTCCTGAAGAAATGCCTCAATTCTTAGAGAAGAAAAAGCAAGTAGGGATCTTGGGCGGAACATTCAATCCCGTTCACCTTGCACATTTAGTGATGGCTGAACAAGCTGGCCGGAATTTAGGTCTTGACCGCGTATTTTTGATGCCTTCTTATCAGCCACCTCATGTTGATGAGAAACAGACGATTGATGCAAAACATCGACTCAACATGTTGGAATTAGCTGTGGAAGACAATCCTTTTTTGCAGATTGAAACGATTGAATTAGCTCGTGGAGGGAAAAGTTACACCTATGATACTATGAAGGAATTGACGCAAAACAATCCGGATACAGATTATTACTTTATTATCGGTGGGGATATGGTAGAATATTTGCCAAAATGGTATAAAATCGATGAGCTGACTTCTATGGTCAACTTTGTGGGTATACGTCGACCAGGATACACAGCGGATACTCCATATCCTGTAATTTGGGTAGATGTACCTGAGATCGACATCAGTTCCACGAAAATACGTCAAAAGATCAAAGAAGGCTGTTCTATCCGCTACCTTGTTCCAGATAAAGTAATTGATTATATTCAAAATGAAGGGTTGTATGAATATGGACTATAG
- the rsfS gene encoding ribosome silencing factor: MIIDSKEQLKIAVEAADSKRAEDIIALDVRNVSLLADYFMICSANSERQINAITEEIIDKEEENKYEVKRIEGKEGGKWVLIDLGDVIVHVFHAPERSFYNLEKLWSDAPLVDLSEWLD; the protein is encoded by the coding sequence ATCATCATAGATAGTAAAGAACAATTAAAAATTGCGGTTGAAGCAGCAGATTCAAAACGGGCAGAAGACATTATCGCTTTAGACGTTCGAAATGTTTCCTTGTTGGCAGATTATTTCATGATCTGTTCAGCAAATAGCGAACGTCAAATCAACGCAATTACAGAAGAAATCATTGATAAAGAAGAAGAAAACAAATATGAAGTAAAACGTATTGAAGGAAAAGAAGGCGGAAAATGGGTATTGATCGATCTTGGAGATGTGATCGTACATGTTTTCCATGCACCAGAACGAAGTTTCTATAATCTGGAAAAACTATGGTCAGATGCTCCGCTAGTCGATCTTAGTGAATGGTTGGATTAA
- a CDS encoding class I SAM-dependent DNA methyltransferase, with protein MAYETFAFIYDEVMDETLYQQWLAFSKRHLQEDTKNILELACGTGALAVAFAKDGYKVTGLDLSEEMLMIASQRAYEEDASIQFVEGNMLDLSEIGQYQAITCFSDSLCYMKNRQEVQQVFDEVYQALEENGRFLFDVHSTYQVDEVFPEYSYHYQGDNFAFLWDSYPGSEKHSIEHFLTFFVEEQEGSGRFIREDELHQERTYPLESYLRMLENSGFSKVEAFSDFTDEAASEKSKRWFFVAYKD; from the coding sequence ATGGCTTATGAAACATTTGCTTTCATTTACGATGAAGTGATGGACGAAACACTTTATCAGCAATGGCTAGCTTTTTCGAAACGTCATTTACAAGAAGACACAAAAAATATTTTGGAACTGGCATGCGGTACTGGAGCATTAGCGGTTGCCTTTGCAAAAGATGGATATAAAGTGACAGGGTTAGACCTTTCAGAAGAGATGTTGATGATTGCCAGCCAGCGAGCATATGAAGAAGACGCATCGATCCAATTTGTGGAAGGCAATATGCTCGATTTATCAGAAATCGGACAATATCAGGCAATTACCTGTTTTTCTGATTCGCTGTGCTATATGAAAAATAGACAAGAGGTACAGCAAGTGTTTGATGAAGTCTATCAAGCGTTAGAAGAAAATGGCCGATTTTTATTTGACGTACACTCCACCTATCAAGTAGATGAAGTTTTTCCAGAATATAGCTATCATTATCAAGGGGATAATTTTGCTTTTTTGTGGGATAGTTATCCAGGAAGCGAGAAACACAGCATCGAACATTTTCTTACCTTTTTCGTTGAAGAACAAGAAGGGTCTGGTCGATTTATTCGTGAAGATGAACTACATCAAGAGCGTACCTATCCATTGGAAAGTTATCTAAGAATGCTGGAAAACAGCGGCTTTTCGAAAGTCGAAGCATTTTCTGATTTTACAGACGAAGCAGCATCAGAGAAATCAAAGCGCTGGTTCTTTGTAGCATACAAAGACTAG
- the yqeK gene encoding bis(5'-nucleosyl)-tetraphosphatase (symmetrical) YqeK, producing the protein MNMDYSNEYTAYSRENLMQKIQMRMSEQRFKHVLGVEETAVALAKKYGASPEKASIAALTHDYAKERPDEEFKMVIVRDGFDPELLNYNNAIWHGLVGASFVERELGITDAEILHAIRVHTTGAAKMSLLDKIIYVADYIEPGRDFPGVQDARAIAWADLDEAVAFETKHTLAHLLAQEQQIYPKTIETYNYWVAKK; encoded by the coding sequence ATGAATATGGACTATAGTAATGAATATACTGCTTATTCTAGAGAAAACCTGATGCAAAAAATACAGATGAGAATGAGCGAACAACGCTTCAAGCATGTGCTTGGAGTAGAAGAAACAGCCGTGGCTCTTGCCAAAAAATACGGTGCTTCTCCTGAAAAAGCTAGTATTGCTGCATTGACACATGATTATGCAAAAGAACGACCAGATGAGGAGTTCAAAATGGTAATCGTAAGAGACGGTTTTGATCCAGAGTTATTGAATTATAATAATGCAATCTGGCATGGTCTTGTTGGCGCTTCGTTTGTAGAGCGGGAATTAGGAATCACCGATGCAGAGATTCTTCATGCAATCCGGGTGCATACGACTGGGGCTGCTAAGATGAGTCTCCTTGACAAAATCATTTATGTAGCAGACTATATTGAACCAGGTCGAGATTTTCCTGGGGTACAAGATGCACGAGCCATTGCATGGGCTGATCTAGACGAAGCTGTAGCATTTGAAACAAAACATACATTGGCCCATTTGCTTGCGCAAGAACAACAGATTTATCCAAAAACAATCGAAACATATAATTACTGGGTAGCAAAAAAATAA
- the yhbY gene encoding ribosome assembly RNA-binding protein YhbY: MSLRGKQKRFLRSKAHHLQPIFQIGKGGINSAMIVQIEEALEKRELIKVSLLQNTDEIVEEAAQVLEKEIDCEIVQIIGRVIVLYKPSTKEKYQRLSKEVKAI, translated from the coding sequence ATGAGTTTAAGAGGAAAACAAAAGCGTTTTTTACGTAGCAAAGCGCATCATCTTCAGCCGATTTTTCAAATCGGAAAAGGTGGGATCAATTCAGCAATGATCGTTCAAATTGAAGAAGCTTTAGAAAAAAGAGAACTGATCAAAGTATCGTTACTTCAAAATACAGATGAGATTGTAGAAGAAGCAGCTCAAGTATTAGAAAAAGAAATAGATTGCGAAATCGTCCAAATCATTGGACGTGTTATTGTATTATACAAACCTTCCACAAAAGAAAAGTATCAAAGGCTATCAAAAGAAGTAAAAGCAATATAA